From Eretmochelys imbricata isolate rEreImb1 chromosome 17, rEreImb1.hap1, whole genome shotgun sequence, a single genomic window includes:
- the LOC144276434 gene encoding uncharacterized protein LOC144276434 isoform X2, whose translation MQSSSAEVTMMESQNRKRASAWTEREVRDLIAVWGEESMLSELHSSFQNAKTFVKISQGMKDRGHNRDPKQCHMKLKELRQAYQKTREENGCSGSEPKTCCFYDELHAILGGSATTTPAMLSDSFNGDGGNTEVGFGDEEDDDEVVDSSQQASRETGFPDSQELFLTLDLEPVPPEPTQSCLPDPAGGEGTSAACVSRITGSSPSQRLAKIRRRKKRTRDEMFSELMLSSHTDRAQMNAWRQTMSECRKA comes from the exons atgcagagctcatcagcagaggtgaccatgatggagtcccagaatcgcaaaagagcttcagcatggaccgaacgggaggtacgggatctgatcgctgtgtggggagaggaatccatgctatcagaactacattccagttttcaaaatgccaaaacctttgtcaaaatctcccagggcatgaaggacagaggccataacagggacccgaagcagtgccacatgaaacttaaggagctgaggcaagcctaccagaaaaccagagaggagaatggctgctccgggtcagaacccaaaacatgctgcttctatgatgagctgcatgccattttagggggttcagccaccactaccccagccatgttgtctgactccttcaatggagatggaggcaacacggaagtaggttttggggatgaagaagatgatgatgaggttgtagatagctcacagcaagcaagcagagaaaccggttttcccgacagccaggaactgtttctcaccctggacctggagccagtaccccccgaacccacccaaagctgcctcccagacccggcaggcggagaagggacctctg ctgcatgtgtttcaaggatcacaggatcttctccttcccagaggctagcaaagatcagaaggcgaaaaaaacgcactcgtgatgaaatgttctctgagctcatgctgtcctcccacactgacagagcacagatgaatgcgtggaggcagacaatgtcagagtgcaggaaagcataa
- the LOC144276434 gene encoding uncharacterized protein LOC144276434 isoform X1, translated as MHWPGRQEKNRALLNFNFLFGQRGKLQVTMQSSSAEVTMMESQNRKRASAWTEREVRDLIAVWGEESMLSELHSSFQNAKTFVKISQGMKDRGHNRDPKQCHMKLKELRQAYQKTREENGCSGSEPKTCCFYDELHAILGGSATTTPAMLSDSFNGDGGNTEVGFGDEEDDDEVVDSSQQASRETGFPDSQELFLTLDLEPVPPEPTQSCLPDPAGGEGTSAACVSRITGSSPSQRLAKIRRRKKRTRDEMFSELMLSSHTDRAQMNAWRQTMSECRKA; from the exons atgcactggcctggtagacaggaaaagaaccgtgcacttttgaatttcaatttcctgtttggccagcgtggcaagctgcaggtgaccatgcagagctcatcagcagaggtgaccatgatggagtcccagaatcgcaaaagagcttcagcatggaccgaacgggaggtacgggatctgatcgctgtgtggggagaggaatccatgctatcagaactacattccagttttcaaaatgccaaaacctttgtcaaaatctcccagggcatgaaggacagaggccataacagggacccgaagcagtgccacatgaaacttaaggagctgaggcaagcctaccagaaaaccagagaggagaatggctgctccgggtcagaacccaaaacatgctgcttctatgatgagctgcatgccattttagggggttcagccaccactaccccagccatgttgtctgactccttcaatggagatggaggcaacacggaagtaggttttggggatgaagaagatgatgatgaggttgtagatagctcacagcaagcaagcagagaaaccggttttcccgacagccaggaactgtttctcaccctggacctggagccagtaccccccgaacccacccaaagctgcctcccagacccggcaggcggagaagggacctctg ctgcatgtgtttcaaggatcacaggatcttctccttcccagaggctagcaaagatcagaaggcgaaaaaaacgcactcgtgatgaaatgttctctgagctcatgctgtcctcccacactgacagagcacagatgaatgcgtggaggcagacaatgtcagagtgcaggaaagcataa